The DNA region GTCTTCTGTATGACATGTGTTGTATTTGGGTGATTCAGGTGGCATTTCACCGGAGGAACGGGGTCAGGTATGGCGCTTTCTGTTTGGCATGTACCCCTGCAGCTCTACGGCACTGGAGCGCCCCCTGATGCTGGAGCAGATGGCAGTGCGCTATCGGCACATGAAGAGGAAGTGGCAACAGCTGCTTCCTGGAGCCGTTCGATTACGACTTAACGGCACTGATGGTAAGTAAAATTTTGGGGCAGGACTTACACAATCCTGCATGTATACAATATTAAATCATGCTTAACATGCAGTATATATGTGAAATACGTATATGTGTTATATTATGAAACTTACAGTGTGTGTTTAACAATTTGTGTGTTgcctgggaatcgaacccatgacctttgcactgctaaggCAGGGCTCTACAAGTTGAGTTACAATAAAAACAGatgtctgtgtttttgtctCCCATTGTTTTTTCTAGCCGAGCTGTTGGctgctgtgaaatattttgATCAGAGGCAAGACAGAGAACACAACAGACAGCATGCTCATTTAGACGAAGTCAGTGAGCGAATGTCTTTTTTGGAGCTGCAGTCTCAGGTATAACcaaacatttttcaattttACGTAACTTTTTGATTTACATATTCATTGTGAGACCAAACAACAGACATTTCAGCTCATGCTTTCTTCAATGCTCACATAAACAGTACCATCACTCCTATTGCTAACCTAAGCTGACGTAAGTCTCTATTAATGTTCAGGTGCTGTTTGAACGGGTAACCTTTGACTTGGAAGAGCTTCAGGAGGCCATACGCATCATCGATAAAGATGTTCCCAGAACAGACAGAGATTTACCATACTACCGGTGAGAAGTAACTTAGTTTGTATATTTAGGGGTGgcttcccggacagggcttaaaggggacatattatgaaaatctgactttttttcatgtttaagtgctataattgggtccacaGTGCTTGTATCATCCTAGAaattttgaaaaagatcaacccagtaacttagttttggtaaacctttctatgcaagcatgtgaaaaataggtcattgaaatttagctccccttgtgatgtcagaaggagataataacgccccttaatctgcactatccaaccacggcactgccatttagaatgcatagatcagctcatttgcattttaaaggccatacctacaaagtggcaattttatctatatggtattttgatctaaaacatcacatacatactctggggacgccaaagatttatttgacctcttaaaaaaatgcatgttttagttgtcttaacTTAAGAcgagcttgcactgacatatcttaaaatatatcactgccattgttttgtctaaaGGTCACACCAGTAACATtgtttgtaaggtttgtttgtaaaaaacgACTTTAAAATCCTAATATAATATCCTAATATAGTCCTgtcttaatctaaaccctgtctgggaaaccacccctaaatgtgcttaataataaacataatatCCATGTGTTGGGATAACATCAGTAGTTCTGTTTTTAAAACCAATGACTTTTCTCTTGGCTCGTTtggttgttttgtttgttttgtcaaaTAGTACAGTTCCGCTTCGTCCAAATACTTTTTGTGCTAAACAAACAAAGTGTTGTGACATCACAGATGTCATTTTCCAGTGCTGCACATACACGTCATTGCCATTGCAATTTTTCattatgcattttgcagaagcttttatcaaaagcgacttacagtgcattacaaggtatagaTTTGATCAGTAtgcatgggttcgaacccacaaccttttgtgctgctaatgcaatgctttactaCAGGAACACAACCTATAAAACAACATTGGAATGATGACCAGCAGCTGTCAGACCAAACTAGAAAACTTCAGTCTTATTGTGGTTAAACACTAACCAGTTAATGATTTGAGTCTTGTTAGCTCAAGTTGTTTGCATAATTCACTTTACAATGACTCATATAATATCAAATTTACTGACGGTTTTAAACCAAATGTAAATATTCAAAATAATCACAGATgctgaataaaaaacacatttggagAGTTTAAAAATTTAGGTCAGCAAAAGTCATAAGACAGGATACTGGCCCCTCACTTATTTTGAAACCATATCTTGCTTCATATAGTAACTTTTATTTAAGTTGAACATTATTGAAGTTGTTTACTCAGTTAAGATACTTCTgcttttttcttgaaataatcAGGTGTgtaattttattatatatttttatacaggAAGGAAGGCTTGGGTAACCTGCTTGTGTTGAGAGATATCTTAATCACATATGCTGCTTTTCACCCAGGTATGTGGCTTTTCATTTTTTGAGAAGGGAAATGACGACATCTAGTGGTTAAATTGGGAACTATTCTTTATTTTGTCCTATGTTAacagcatctctctctctctctctctctctctctctctctctctctctctccctctctctctctctctctctctctctctgcagaaGTGAGTTACGCTCAAGGAATGAATGATCTGTGCAGCCGCTTTCTGGAGGTTCTGGACTCCGAGGTGGACACTTTCTGGAGCTTTTCCTGTTATATGGAGAAGTTTTCCAAAGACTTTCGTGCCGATGGACTTTATCGGAAAATGGGTGGGTTTTCTTTAATGTTTTTCCACATATTAAAAACATGTCATCTAGTTCACATATCTATATTGTTCTTATTGATGTCTTTGGTTTTCCTCAGAGCTGGAAGCTGCTTTGCTAAAGGAACTGGACCCTCAGCTGCATGCTCATCTGGTAACAGATAACTTCGATAGACTCATGTTCTGTCACAGGTTTGTATTTATTCCTGGTAATCTGACTTGcttgtttaactttttttctctACTTTTTGTTCATCCGTCTTTCATCCTTTCAGTAGTTTATACATCtcttcatattttttatgtctccccttaaaaacatttttacccaaaatgaaatatttttatattattatttgttgtCAATCAAAATGACTTTCCTCTATGAAACACAAAATGCAGAATGCATTTAAAGGGCAGTAAATTTACTTAAACTACATTTATAtgtttggcagacacttttatccaaagttgAGGTCTTCTCAGGTCCAAAGAAAAGAACCCAACCCAAATAACTTTTTACCCGAACCCGAtgtgtataatttatatatatattttttaaagaaagacctgACCCAAGAAAAACCTGACAAAAGTAGGCCCGGGCCTGACCCGatacagtgtaatttttttatagtttgggtcttctcgggtccgttcagGAAAAAAACAcgttcattttaaattacctgaGGATGctaatattatacccgacccgaGTCCGAGTCAcacatgaaacttttagacctgaACTTACTCAGGTTGGACCTCTGGTTTctggatctaagtggacccgtgaagacctctaactCACATTCAAGTGCATACATTTTTGAACAATATGTGtgctgggaatcaaacccacaatgTTTGTGCCtgttaacacaatgctctacctgTTGAGCTACAcaaatattgtttttaatagAAAGCTTTCTGTATTAAATGTTGCAGGTGGCTTCTGTTGGGTTTCCAGCGCGAGTTCGAACACAGTGATGCTCTGCGTCTGTTTGAAATTTTTAGCTGTGATCATTTAGAGCTCATCTCACAGCAGGTGGATCGCGCTCGATATCAGGAGAGACTGTCACGAAAACAAAGTCTAGGTAAGAGTCGCCTAAATCTGCTTTATTAAAACCTAACTATTACAGCGTTTGTGTTTTGGCTATAATTATGATTTTGAGTCATATGAGGCTTATTGAAGAGGTgtatgattatttttttttttatggacTCTGCTGGAGATCAAAGTGAGAATTAATTAGAGGAATGAACCAACCCATATGTTGGGACGATAATATATCCTAGAGCTTTAaggattttaactctttccccgccattgacgagttatctggtcaattaagagaaaatggttccctgccaatgatgcttCCCGTGACGAGTTTTTATGGCATATATATCtttatttctgctattatccactaggtggtgctctcATCCATCTTATAAAACACTTCCACGCATCCACTGATTCAGAAACAGTAAAAAcgctgtgtatgttttaatcaTTCCAAATTTGATTGGTAACAAAagcctttacaaaaatgctaaatatgtgtatttttgaagaaacctacccatatttgagagatgataaaaagagaacaatgaagataggatgaaactttttttcctgtttttgtttgtttgaaagcagagggtctttaatatattgtatatttatatatttatagataaaatttttctggaaggcattcaacttttgtgaaaatcataaaaaaaatggctggcttgcaacttaaaagaaaaacattggcggggaaagagttagcTTGGAGACTTTATTCATAGTGTTAAAGTTACTTGCAGCAGCTCTTCTAGGAAAATTTTGATGATTTGTTATCCTTGTTTTGATTCATGCATCTGTTTTCTCCAGAAGATGAATCTGTGACAGAGCTACATGCCGTAAATACAGATTTCACATTTGAACTCTTCATGTGCGCTACCATACTGCTGGAGAACAGGGACACTCTTCTCAGCTGCAAAAATGAAGCTCAACTCATCCAATTTACAAGCAGGtttgtgtttatagcatctataTGTGTGTGTCTATGCTATAAAGAGGTAAAGTTTTATTTGGAGATGTGACTCATGTCTCAGCTGTGTTTGCGATTTCCACTTTTTAAACCtctgtgcatattttttatatttggttCAATGACGtgacattaattattttgtgtccgcatggttcaattaaatgtaaaagggttaaaatttcaaaataaatttgcagattacttgcatacattctcttttttgaggaccaagtctaaaatttctggttttatttccctttgaaaaataaatgcaaaaatgtcaatgtggtgtaaccggacTGTGTCAatttggtgtaactagtatttttttttaaattaaaatatatatttatatttataaaaaaagtggaataaaaatataatctttttTAGTgtgatatgatttttttttacataaatttttacatcattcgtcacagattatttagaaaacagagctgtgtTCAGCATATGTCCGGAcatatattacaaaaacgcataaaaatttacatttaaaaataatgaataaaattatattttaaatttttttatgattatgcGTACATGCCAtgaaggtggataaaatatttaatatttctaattCTTTATCGCTATTGaaggttacaccatttgacatttttaggTCCAGTCTTAACTTCCATAAAAATGGTCCAAATGCAACATAAATACACTTTGTGCATTGAAATatacctgatgcatgctttgaaaacaagatttttttttaagatttttgaatttctcatcttgccaaactgtttttgtcactgacccatttatgttaatttatttaCTCATTATTAAAATCAAAGGTTAAAGGTATGTTGATATCCTCATGATTGTATTGTATAACCAGGATATTTCTATATCAGTCTGCAGGGCAAGCTGGACCTAAACAGCACACTGAAGAAAGCCGAGGAACATTTTTATGACTATTGTAAAGGATCGGCCTGGGATTATTTGAGCGGCCGCTGTCATGTGCGCAAGAACAAGGAGGATTTCTTATATCACCTGAGACACCTTTTCTCCTAAGACCAAAACGGCCTAAATGGGATTTTCCTGGAAAATGTGACGGATACGTTCCTGTGGAATTTTAACCGGAAGAATGATGCTGCTTTTAAATCAGTGTTTGTTGCATGAACAAGATGAAAAGAGTTTGCTCGTTCCAAACACTTGATCTGctggatttatttgacattCAGTACAGTAGCTTACTCTGAGATGATCTTTCATCACTTATGATCCAAACATTTACTGTAATTTGGTGTCATTTTAATTCGTTTTTACCTGACAGTGCCTAAAAATGCAGGTACAGTATtgtttgtaaattatgtttttttttcttttgctaAGACTTGACTAAGCCCTTTACTGCAGATATCACAAAATACAGTAAGAGCTAATGTCAGAAGAGACAGAAAGGTTTGCCGCTGATTTAAATGAGATTCGACCTTTTATACCATCTACGAAACATCTGGTGCACATATAAGTCACAATATAATAATAGAAACGCGTGCTGATCAGAAACCCGGTTCTGAGAAGCTCTAGAAAATCCCTTGTGGTCTTCTCACACCAATTTCAAACAGTTCTCAAGTATCATCTGATCAGAAATAGCTCAGTGAATGGAGACACCGGGACCCCGTTTACCCCGAGATCACAGTGCCGTTGTTTTATTATGCAGAGGGCATGAAACACGTTTACACCTTGTTTGCACACATAGGAGTATGGAACACTAAACATTTGcatatttgatattttattattattattattattatttattagttACTGTCACCAATTGACGCTGTGCACATTCACTGAAGGAGGGTTTGTATTTTGCATAGGTTTTCTTTGAACCTACTGTATGAGTGCCGTAGCAGGTTTATGCATAATTTCTTGAAATTTGCACATTATTTTTATgctgttaactaatgtagcatGATAAAAAAAGATTTCATAGTAATGTTAAACTGAATGAACTGAGAGAGAGATTGAGAGGGTGGGGCGGTAACCATTTTATTTTAAGCTTTACTCTGACATTTAAGCGCTCTCTTTCTAGTGAGTCATGGACACTACACTTTTAGTTTGTACTGCGTGCTCAGTACAATGTTATTCTGTAATAAAATGTGATACTACTTATATAATTGTATTGTTTGCCCTCTTTTCAAGCTGATTTAATGAGCTGTAAAGTATGCATAACATCTGTAAACACTGTAATGCTCATTAAAACCTGAATCCGTCCAATTGGGTAAAGATTTTTGCACGTCTTTTAGCTTTAAACGATAGTTAATCTCATAATATTGTTTCTGTACATGGTTAGGCAGTGAACTCCAGTTTCAGATGCAATTAATTTACTATAAAAATGGGGGGTTGGTTTAACCCAGTTGGGTACATATTGGACAGAACCAAGACTGTGCTGGGCTGTTTCAACCCAAATACTGGGCtgtttcaactcatggttggACAACAACAACCCAGTGTAGGATCATTTATAACCCAGTAGTTAATTATGTCAAATATTAAACCATCCATGTGTTAACCAACCCAAATTTTTAGAGTGTTCATTTAaatggacactccacttttttggaaaagtCTCATTTATCAGCTCccccagagttaaacatttggtttttacaatgtttagcatagcttagcacaatccattgaatcggattagaccattagcatcgcactcaaaaagcttagatatttttcctatttaaccCTCATATTATGTTCCGTGTCAATTTGACCCGTTTTGATATTTAAGCTGTCGGATAAACCAGTTAACCTGTGAttttattcttgaaattttgtgactttttttcatttatggccatgaacatgcatgcaaagtgtagcaaaataattttgtaatgaTATTGAGGTTCGGCAGTCAATTTGACCagcattttgttttgtttcaaagcaactgtatagccataaatacaatatatatttttagtgtttgttgcTATATTGGTGTTTTACTTTCCTGATATGGGGGTAAAAATGCTTCTCCTCACTCTTTTGAGTGCTGAAAAAggcttttacagacacagatggtaaaagtgacctatcatttctatttacaatgtatatCGTTATCGTTTTCTTCCAGacattttgtcactttttctcatttagagccatgaacatgcatgcaaagttaggataaactgatgtgttttgaagtttttttttttaagcacaaataatgatttttgttACGATTTTTatgttcgcgggtcaatttgacccaaaTTTGTTTTTTCCTGGCAACTGTATAGACCCAAAAATCGGACACAATACAAGACCaccggaaaattaaaagttgcgattttttttttggcagaaatggctaggaactatactctcattctggtgtaataatcaaggactttgctgctgtaacatggctgcaggaggtgcaatgatattacgcagtgcccgaaaatagtcctttGCTAGtcaaagttaccaaggggactattatGTCAGTTACCAAggggctgctgcgtaatatcattgcgcctcctgcagccatgttacagcagcaaagtccttgattattacaccagaatgagagtatagttcctagacatatctgcctagaatatcgcaacttttaattttccggtggtcttagtacacaatgtaactacattAGATTTAACCCTTGTATTGTGTTCGATTTTTGGGTCTATACAGTTGCCAGGAAAAAAACAAAtttgggtcaaattgacccgcgagCATAAAAATCGtaacaaaaatcataatttgtgctaaaaaaaataaaaaaatagttcCTCGCCATATCTGTCTAGAGTATcgcaactttttattttctggtggtcttagtacacaatgtaactacattAGATTTAACCCTTGTATTGTGTTCGATTTTTGGGTCTATACAGTTGCCAGGAAAAAACAAAtttgggtcaaattgacccgcgagCATAAAAATCGtaacaaaaatcataatttgtgctaaaaaaaataaaaaatagttcCTCGCCATATCTGTCTAGAatatcgcaacttttaattttccggtggtcttagtacacaatgtaactacataAGATTTAACCCTTGTATTGTGTTCGATTTTTGGGTCTATACAGTTGCCAGGAAAAAACAAAtttgggtcaaattgacccgcgagCATAAAAATCGtaacaaaaatcataatttgtgctaaaaaaaaataaaaaatagttcctcgccatatctgcctagaaaatcgcaacttttaattctcTGTCTTAGTACagaatgtaactacaaaagagtcaagttttcaataggaaaaatatcgaaactctttggttatttttttagcgtgatgctaatggtctaatcagattcaatggattatgctaagctatgctaaaagtgctagcgccagaccagGAGATCAGCTAAACGAATTCCAAAACtttacaaatcaaatgtttaactttaggggagctggaaaatgtgcatattttcaaaaaaaaaaagtggtgTCTCACTTTAAACAATTAGGATTTACCCCAGGTCTTTTCCAAATGAAAACTATGCTACTTAGTTAACACACAATAATGCTtttacaaaccttatataatattttaattatataaatattattaattcgTTTTCTTTGGTAAACTCCAGTCACCTAGGGTACCAAGTATGCCAGGACcatcacatacagtatataagaGCAAGACACCACAAGGTTTCATTCACAAATCTAGCATTGTATATGATGGTTAAGCGTGAAACATCAATTTTACTGCTCATTCTTCAGCTGACGCCCATGTGACCTAACATGTGCGTATCACCCTTATGTGTTTCACTTTTAATACTTAATGAAAAACTTATCTTGCCAGAGCATATGTTTATCTAGCACACTACAGCACCACcagtctttttaaagacagaaaTCTTTACATAAATGTACTGtaagtatttttaaatgtaaagtaaCTGATGAAGACTTTAAATCCTTTGCATGGGAACTATAGCGTCTGGTCTGTGTTTCTTTGTGCTGGTACTAACAGTCGGTTGTTACGTTACTGCTCTTTCTCTGAATAGCAGATATTGGGCTGCTGAGCCAGAGCACATGAGTAGTGCAGTCTGGAAGTTTCTCTGGAGTCAGGTGACCTCACGCTGCTGCCTATAAACGCAGATCAGTGTGTGTGAGTGCAGAATACACCAGAACAGACTCCAGACTGGTGCTGAGGGACACAACACACATTTCCTCTCACTTTTCTATCAACTTAATCAGTCAGGTAAAAGTTTTCTTTGAGGCATTGCAAGAAGCTCGCAACAATTTTGCTTGCCGTTCTGTGTGTCTCCTGCTTGTGCGTTTTGGATTTGAACACTTTTGGCAGTGATCAGATCTAAAACGTTGCCAAATGCATTTTATCTTTGCATTTGTACACAGCTGATTAACACGCTTGTCAAGCAAGGCAGTGTAAAAACCATGAAAATGAATAGGTTAACGAAACGTAACTCTTTGCAACAaacaaggttgtatttgttaatggattagctaacatgaactaacaatgaacaacacTTCTATATCACTTATTGATCTTAGTTTATGGTATTTTCAGcgtttactaatacatttttataatcaaaAGTGGTTACTGCTAACATAACTTGGGGTTAATGGACAAGAAACTAACACGAATAACAGAACtgacattaacaaagattaataaaggCTGAAACTATATTCCCtaatgttagttcatgttagccaATGCATTTGctcatgttaacaaatacaagtTTATTGCAAAGTGTTACTGCtgtagtatatatatatatatatatatatatatatatatatatatatatatatatatatatatatatatatatatatatatatatatatatatatatatatatatatatatatatatgttaaatGGGCACGCTTTCCAGATTACAGATCTGCAGGGCATTCACTCACTCAGTCAGCAATTTTAGCACTCGTCGGACGgctttttatgcaaatgtcagTTATGGGAATGTTATAAACCTTTTAGTTGGCATAATGTATATTTGTCTACCAAATTATTAATTATACATTAATATAGGCCTTAACAGTTAGATCATAAGGTGTTAATGAGAAACAATTTCATTCAATTGTTTCAGTCATCTACTATGAGAAAAAGATGGGGGTGACACAGTGGGTAGCACTGCCTCACAACAAGAAGGTTCTGAGCCCTGGCTAAGTCAGGTGACCTtactgtgtggagtttgcatttTCTCACTGTGTCACCGTAGGTTTAATCCAGATACTCCGGGTTCCTCCCAAAGCCTAAAAATATGCAAGTTAtgtgaattggagatgccaaaatGCCCCTTCCCTAACCTGTGTATTTCAACATTTGTATGGATTAACCGATTCTTACCATGAATTTAGCCATAGATGTTGGGATGGcgtaatgaataaataaagcagaagaaattatttctttttttcaaaaatggtccctattTGTCACTGGGCTAAAGAATTTGCATTAGTACATCAGTCagaggcacatattggtaccaaagagtgcatattattGCACAAAGCTACATGTTGGTATTAAATGTGTATCTATTAGGATATTTTTCAATTGCACTGCCACAGTGAAAGCTTGGGACAATTTTTGACCTTTCTTTTGGACAGTGTATAGGCCTAAACTAAAATTCCTCCCTCTGGATACATTGTCATGCATTCAGACCAAATAATGCAGCTATTGCAGGTCACATGAACTCTACATTACCTTTATA from Paramisgurnus dabryanus chromosome 8, PD_genome_1.1, whole genome shotgun sequence includes:
- the LOC135770802 gene encoding TBC1 domain family member 15 isoform X1, which translates into the protein MIASCDESHVVEKNKPHLDCNGPVGRVKGMDICRSVAPLISPESTCPRISLPGVMDSEGRVDESRLRTYIFKNGGISPEERGQVWRFLFGMYPCSSTALERPLMLEQMAVRYRHMKRKWQQLLPGAVRLRLNGTDAELLAAVKYFDQRQDREHNRQHAHLDEVSERMSFLELQSQVLFERVTFDLEELQEAIRIIDKDVPRTDRDLPYYRKEGLGNLLVLRDILITYAAFHPEVSYAQGMNDLCSRFLEVLDSEVDTFWSFSCYMEKFSKDFRADGLYRKMELEAALLKELDPQLHAHLVTDNFDRLMFCHRWLLLGFQREFEHSDALRLFEIFSCDHLELISQQVDRARYQERLSRKQSLEDESVTELHAVNTDFTFELFMCATILLENRDTLLSCKNEAQLIQFTSSLQGKLDLNSTLKKAEEHFYDYCKGSAWDYLSGRCHVRKNKEDFLYHLRHLFS
- the LOC135770802 gene encoding TBC1 domain family member 15 isoform X2, with the translated sequence MIASCDESHVVEKNKPHLDCNGPVGRVKGMDICRSVAPLISPESTCPRISLPGVMDSEGRVDESRLRTYIFKNGGISPEERGQVWRFLFGMYPCSSTALERPLMLEQMAVRYRHMKRKWQQLLPGAVRLRLNGTDAELLAAVKYFDQRQDREHNRQHAHLDEVSERMSFLELQSQVLFERVTFDLEELQEAIRIIDKDVPRTDRDLPYYRKEGLGNLLVLRDILITYAAFHPEVSYAQGMNDLCSRFLEVLDSEVDTFWSFSCYMEKFSKDFRADGLYRKMELEAALLKELDPQLHAHLVTDNFDRLMFCHRWLLLGFQREFEHSDALRLFEIFSCDHLELISQQVDRARYQERLSRKQSLDESVTELHAVNTDFTFELFMCATILLENRDTLLSCKNEAQLIQFTSSLQGKLDLNSTLKKAEEHFYDYCKGSAWDYLSGRCHVRKNKEDFLYHLRHLFS
- the LOC135770802 gene encoding TBC1 domain family member 15 isoform X3, which codes for MYPCSSTALERPLMLEQMAVRYRHMKRKWQQLLPGAVRLRLNGTDAELLAAVKYFDQRQDREHNRQHAHLDEVSERMSFLELQSQVLFERVTFDLEELQEAIRIIDKDVPRTDRDLPYYRKEGLGNLLVLRDILITYAAFHPEVSYAQGMNDLCSRFLEVLDSEVDTFWSFSCYMEKFSKDFRADGLYRKMELEAALLKELDPQLHAHLVTDNFDRLMFCHRWLLLGFQREFEHSDALRLFEIFSCDHLELISQQVDRARYQERLSRKQSLEDESVTELHAVNTDFTFELFMCATILLENRDTLLSCKNEAQLIQFTSSLQGKLDLNSTLKKAEEHFYDYCKGSAWDYLSGRCHVRKNKEDFLYHLRHLFS